A stretch of Gorilla gorilla gorilla isolate KB3781 chromosome 9, NHGRI_mGorGor1-v2.1_pri, whole genome shotgun sequence DNA encodes these proteins:
- the NCR3LG1 gene encoding natural cytotoxicity triggering receptor 3 ligand 1: MAWRAAASTCAALLILLWALTTAGDLKVEMMAGGTQITPLNDNVTIFCNIFYSQPLNITSMGITWFWKSLTFDKEVKIFEFFGDHQEAFRRGAIVSPWRLKSGDASLQLPGIQLEEAGEYRCEVVVTPLKAQGTVQLEVVASPASRLFLDQVGVKENEGKYMCESSGFYPEAINITWEKQTQKFPHPIEISEDVITGPTIKNMDGTFNVTSCLKLNSSQEDPGTVYQCVVWHASLHTPLRSNFTLTAARHSLSETEKTDNFSIHWWPISFIGVGLVLLIVLISWKKICNKSS; this comes from the exons ATGGCGTGGAGGGCTGCCGCCTCCACGTGCGCGGCGCTCCTGATTCTGCTGTGGGCGCTGACGACCGCAG GTGATCTGAAAGTAGAGATGATGGCAGGGGGGACTCAGATCACACCCCTGAATGACAATGTCACCATATTCTGCAATATCTTTTATTCCCAACCCCTCAACATCACATCTATGGGTATCACCTGGTTTTGGAAGAGTCTGACGTTTGACAAAGAAGTCAAAATCTTTGAATTTTTTGGAGATCACCAAGAGGCATTCCGACGTGGAGCCATTGTGTCTCCATGGAGGCTGAAGAGTGGGGACGCCTCACTGCAGCTGCCTGGAATCCAGCTGGAGGAAGCAGGAGAGTACCGATGTGAGGTGGTGGTCACCCCTCTGAAGGCACAGGGAACAGTCCAGCTTGAAGTTGTGG CTTCCCCAGCCAGCAGATTGTTTCTGGATCAAGTGGGCGTGAAAGAGAATGAAGGCAAATATATGTGTGAGTCAAGTGGGTTCTACCCAGAGGCTATTAATATAACATGGGAGAAGCAGACCCAGAAGTTTCCCCATCCCATAGAGATTTCTGAGGATGTCATCACTGGTCCCACCATCAAGAATATGGATGGGACATTTAATGTCACTAGCTGCTTGAAGCTGAACTCCTCTCAGGAAGACCCTGGGACTGTCTACCAGTGTGTGGTATGGCATGCGTCCTTGCATACCCCCCTGAGGAGCAACTTTACCCTGACTGCTGCTCGGCACAGTCTTTCTG aaactgaGAAGACAGATAACTTTTCCATTCATTGGTGGCCTATTTCATTCATTGGTGTTGGACTGGTTTTattaattgttttgatttcttgGAAAAAG ATATGTAACAAATCATCTTGA
- the KCNJ11 gene encoding ATP-sensitive inward rectifier potassium channel 11, translating to MLSRKGIIPEEYVLTRLAEDPAEPRYRARQRRARFVSKKGNCNVAHKNIREQGRFLQDVFTTLVDLKWPHTLLIFTMSFLCSWLLFAMAWWLIAFAHGDLAPSEGTAEPCVTSIHSFSSAFLFSIEVQVTIGFGGRMVTEECPLAILILIVQNIVGLMINAIMLGCIFMKTAQAHRRAETLIFSKHAVIALRHGRLCFMLRVGDLRKSMIISATIHMQVVRKTTSPEGEVVPLHQVDIPMENGVGGNSIFLVAPLIIYHVIDANSPLYDLAPSELHHHQDLEIIVILEGVVETTGITTQARTSYLADEILWGQRFVPIVAEEDGRYSVDYSKFGNTIKVPTPLCTARQLDEDRSLLEALTLASARGPLRKRSVPMAKAKPKFSISPDSLS from the coding sequence ATGCTGTCCCGCAAGGGCATCATCCCCGAGGAGTACGTGCTGACACGCCTGGCAGAGGACCCTGCCGAGCCCAGGTACCGCGCCCGCCAGCGGAGGGCCCGCTTTGTGTCCAAGAAAGGCAACTGCAACGTGGCCCACAAGAACATCCGGGAGCAGGGCCGCTTCCTGCAGGACGTGTTCACCACGCTGGTGGACCTCAAGTGGCCACACACATTGCTCATCTTCACCATGTCCTTCCTGTGCAGCTGGCTGCTCTTCGCCATGGCCTGGTGGCTCATCGCCTTCGCCCATGGTGACCTGGCCCCCAGCGAGGGCACTGCTGAGCCCTGTGTCACCAGCATCCACTCCTTTTCATCTGCCTTCCTTTTCTCCATTGAGGTCCAAGTGACTATTGGCTTTGGGGGGCGCATGGTGACTGAGGAGTGCCCACTGGCCATCCTGATCCTCATCGTGCAGAACATCGTGGGGCTCATGATCAACGCCATCATGCTTGGCTGCATCTTCATGAAGACTGCCCAAGCCCACCGCAGGGCTGAGACCCTCATCTTCAGCAAGCATGCGGTGATCGCCCTGCGCCACGGCCGCCTCTGCTTCATGCTGCGTGTGGGTGACCTCCGCAAGAGCATGATCATCAGCGCCACCATCCACATGCAGGTGGTACGCAAGACCACCAGCCCCGAGGGCGAGGTGGTGCCCCTCCACCAGGTGGACATCCCCATGGAGAACGGCGTGGGTGGCAACAGCATCTTCCTGGTGGCCCCGCTGATCATCTACCATGTCATCGATGCCAACAGCCCACTCTACGACCTGGCACCCAGCGAGCTGCACCACCACCAGGACCTCGAGATCATCGTCATCCTGGAAGGCGTGGTGGAAACCACGGGCATCACCACCCAGGCCCGCACCTCCTACCTGGCCGATGAGATCCTGTGGGGCCAGCGCTTTGTGCCCATTGTAGCTGAGGAGGACGGACGTTACTCCGTGGACTACTCCAAGTTTGGCAACACCATCAAAGTGCCCACACCGCTCTGCACGGCCCGCCAGCTTGATGAGGACCGCAGCCTACTGGAAGCTCTGACCCTCGCCTCAGCCCGCGGGCCCCTGCGCAAGCGCAGCGTGCCCATGGCCAAGGCCAAGCCCAAGTTCAGCATCTCTCCAGATTCCCTGTCCTGA
- the LOC129525448 gene encoding collagen, type I, alpha 1a-like has translation MPQGSLRLMPEQKHYYAGTKSLGPPVPEAALTHCSGLNTTHDLTRKKSGCESREGRWRAGAGRGAGGAGTCSGPAPCSPVQVGLPLAVPGPVPLLVRPPPAVVDPCLAQVGLRGPTDGQTDGRTASRERPGGGRGRGGDGRGVRSRSRCSGGGGRGRDPARSGSRGAGGRQGPGGRDSESAPPGRARVRGAAVEPGGVVTPENAGSQGDREDESWRGIRRAAGALREGWSRT, from the exons ATGCCACAGGGCAGCCTCAGGCTGATGCCTGAACAGAAACACTACTATGCCGGGACCAAGAGCCTGGGTCCCCCAGTGCCCGAGGCAGCCCTAACACACTGTTCAGGCCTAAATACCACCCATGACCTAACGCGGAAGAAGTCAG GTTGTGAGTCCCgggaggggaggtggagggcgggggcggggaggggcgcgGGAGGGGCGGGGACTTGCTCTGGCCCCGCCCCCTGCTCTCCGGTGCAGGTCGGGCTCCCCCTGGCGGTCCCCGGCCCCGTTCCTCTCCTCGTGCGCCCCCCTCCCGCCGTCGTAGACCCCTGCCTAGCCCAGGTCGGTCTCCGCGGACCCACGGACGGACAGACAGACGGGAGGACGGCCAGCCGCGAGCGCCCGGGCggcgggagggggcggggaggcgACGGCCGTGGCGtgaggagcaggagcaggtgcagcggcggcggcgggcggggccGGGACCCGGCGCGGAGCGGGAGCCGCGGCGCGGGCGGGCGGCAGGGACCGGGAGGCCGCGACTCGGAGTCAGCCCCGCCGGGTCGCGCGCGGGTCCGGGGAGCCGCAGTTGAGCCGGGTGGGGTGGTGACTCCAGAGAACGCAGGATCCCAAGGAGACAGAGAGGACGAGAGCTGGAGGGGGATCCGGAGAGCGGCGGGGGCGCTCCGGGAGGGGTGGAGTAGGACATAG